A genomic window from Mesosutterella faecium includes:
- a CDS encoding hemolysin family protein: MDTVLQIFGLLVLILLSAFFSISEISLAASKKMRLQALAEEGDSRAREVIALKAKPGAMFSIVEIGVNALALAGGILGQAAFIPPFTRLYSMVASPEATHTLAFWSAYLLATLLFVLFADLIPRRMAMAIPESCAVLIVRPISWLNQVLRPIVWFLNTITTQVMKRTGLPIHANDHVTTADVMATVNAGVREGLIDPTERSVIENIFSLEDRTAGTVMTDREDIVYFLRSDSDESIRRKLAEHPHHQFLVCDKTLDNVVGYIDSKQLLRYLVEDKKLDLGEKGILSPVKLIPETLSMSEVIEVIRNTSADFVVVINEYGEVAGLITLNDVMNTVMGEMVGMDEDSQIIQRDESSWLVEGSTPIYDLQNYFDLDQIEDNPPYETAGGLIMYLLRRIPKRADKVLFNGYRFEVMDIDKNRVDQLLVTKLPAVKPAAEAQAAPADQPKTNG, from the coding sequence ATGGATACCGTACTGCAGATTTTCGGGCTGCTGGTCCTTATCCTTCTTTCAGCGTTTTTTTCAATTTCTGAAATTTCACTGGCCGCTTCGAAGAAGATGCGGCTTCAGGCGTTGGCGGAAGAAGGAGATTCCCGGGCCCGCGAGGTCATCGCTCTGAAGGCAAAGCCCGGAGCCATGTTCTCCATTGTCGAGATCGGCGTCAACGCCCTCGCGCTCGCGGGCGGCATTCTGGGCCAGGCGGCCTTCATTCCTCCCTTCACAAGGCTCTACAGCATGGTGGCTTCCCCCGAGGCCACGCACACCCTCGCCTTCTGGAGCGCCTACCTCCTTGCCACGCTGCTTTTCGTGCTCTTTGCTGATCTGATCCCGCGCCGCATGGCCATGGCGATCCCCGAGTCCTGCGCGGTTCTCATCGTGCGGCCGATCTCGTGGCTCAACCAGGTGCTGCGCCCCATCGTCTGGTTTCTGAACACCATCACCACCCAGGTGATGAAGCGCACGGGGCTGCCGATCCACGCGAACGACCACGTCACCACCGCCGACGTGATGGCCACCGTCAACGCCGGCGTGCGCGAAGGACTCATCGATCCCACCGAACGCTCGGTGATTGAAAACATCTTTTCGCTTGAAGACCGGACCGCGGGCACCGTGATGACCGACCGCGAGGACATCGTCTACTTCCTGCGCAGCGACTCCGACGAGAGCATCCGCCGCAAGCTGGCCGAGCATCCCCACCACCAGTTCCTCGTGTGCGACAAGACGCTCGACAACGTCGTGGGCTACATCGACAGCAAGCAGCTGCTGCGCTACCTGGTCGAGGACAAGAAGCTGGACCTTGGAGAAAAAGGCATCCTCTCGCCGGTGAAGCTCATCCCGGAAACCCTTTCCATGTCGGAAGTGATCGAGGTGATCCGCAACACCTCCGCCGACTTCGTCGTGGTCATCAACGAGTACGGCGAAGTGGCGGGCCTCATCACCCTGAACGACGTCATGAACACCGTGATGGGCGAAATGGTCGGCATGGACGAGGACTCCCAGATCATCCAGCGCGACGAGTCCTCCTGGCTCGTGGAAGGCTCGACGCCAATCTACGATCTGCAGAACTACTTCGACCTGGACCAGATCGAGGACAACCCGCCCTATGAGACGGCGGGCGGCCTCATCATGTACCTGCTGCGCCGGATCCCGAAGCGGGCCGATAAAGTGCTCTTCAACGGCTACCGCTTCGAAGTGATGGACATCGACAAGAACAGGGTCGACCAGCTGCTGGTGACAAAGCTGCCGGCGGTCAAGCCCGCGGCCGAAGCCCAGGCCGCCCCGGCCGATCAGCCGAAAACAAACGGCTGA